Proteins found in one Geomonas subterranea genomic segment:
- the fmt gene encoding methionyl-tRNA formyltransferase → MTGLRIIFMGTPEFACPTLRTLIERGENVVAVVTQPDRPKGRGQQTLPPPVKVVAQEHGIPVLQPVKVRLPESIEEIRALQPDLIVVVAFGQILPKALLEIPKHGCINVHASLLPRYRGAAPLNWCIINGEAETGVTTMMMDVGLDTGDMLLKSATPIDPDEDTQSLHDRMSQLGAELLAQTLDRLVAGELTPEKQDDSLTCYAPMMKKEDGLINWTRSAQDIKNQVRGMTPWPGAFSFLDDKLLKVYKVQTAAGTGNPGEVVAAGRDGIEVACGEGSLLIRELQLEGKKRMAAGDFLAGYKVPAGSLLGRKDCAVGA, encoded by the coding sequence ATGACCGGTTTGCGCATCATCTTCATGGGAACTCCCGAATTCGCCTGCCCGACCCTGCGCACCCTCATCGAGCGCGGTGAAAACGTGGTGGCCGTGGTCACCCAGCCCGACCGTCCCAAGGGGAGGGGGCAGCAGACCCTGCCGCCGCCGGTGAAGGTGGTGGCCCAGGAGCACGGCATCCCCGTGCTGCAGCCGGTCAAGGTGCGCCTCCCCGAGTCCATCGAGGAGATCCGCGCCCTTCAGCCGGACCTGATCGTCGTGGTCGCCTTCGGACAGATCCTCCCCAAGGCGCTCCTGGAGATCCCGAAACATGGCTGCATCAACGTGCACGCCTCGCTTTTGCCGCGCTACCGCGGCGCCGCGCCGCTCAACTGGTGCATCATCAACGGCGAGGCCGAGACCGGGGTCACCACCATGATGATGGACGTGGGGCTCGACACCGGCGACATGCTCCTTAAAAGCGCGACCCCCATCGATCCGGACGAGGATACCCAGAGCCTGCACGACCGCATGTCGCAGCTCGGAGCGGAGCTCCTGGCCCAGACCCTGGACCGCCTGGTGGCCGGAGAGCTGACCCCGGAGAAACAGGACGACTCGCTCACCTGCTACGCCCCCATGATGAAGAAGGAAGACGGCCTCATCAACTGGACCAGGAGCGCCCAGGACATCAAGAACCAGGTGCGCGGCATGACCCCGTGGCCCGGCGCCTTCAGCTTCCTCGACGACAAGCTGTTGAAGGTGTACAAGGTGCAGACCGCCGCCGGAACGGGTAACCCCGGCGAGGTGGTTGCCGCCGGCCGCGACGGCATCGAGGTCGCCTGCGGCGAGGGGAGCCTCCTCATCCGCGAGCTGCAGCTGGAAGGGAAGAAGCGGATGGCGGCGGGGGATTTCCTCGCCGGCTACAAGGTGCCGGCAGGCTCGCTGCTGGGCAGGAAGGATTGCGCCGTTGGGGCGTAA
- a CDS encoding thiolase family protein: MTQKFKPREVYVASSYAAPVGRYNGRERESLSFLQMAEKAGEVFAGSRIRRGDVGAVVVGCQNPVAFSGVDNTAAKIAGVLGISGAKSVLIDTASSSGASALEYAYLQIASGRCDHVLAIGIQKMSDVSTGQATRIVAGVIDRDEAEFGLSMPACGALVARSLIERLKLSTEEWTAFSALLTQRAHRFAAKNPDAHLSFEIPLEEYYRQIVTGKNYRYWWPLRYHDFCPMSDGVAAVLLSATPHEVIVSGVGSATDIPTIADRPYFHSFPATVRAAAEAYAMAGIRKITDFAGKIHVNMHDPFNGFGPINMVDLGFVPRRRILEALLNDELTGEFGSFPTNVTGGLKGRGHPLGATGMIQIVENHRLITGGRFQMGLAHSIGGPINNNVVTLLERTSHYRQRPRPELSPWGLPPLGRMKPKNLTVNELLNGEPVQGRFVAATTRFDFKSGDPEGIVLIVSCLAHGQRYSFLFGVGGEHYRDIVQLKSGEPVSLERSGEEILVNRIPVKRFYRRTMDGVLELAGSGWKKLTGNG; encoded by the coding sequence GTGACGCAGAAATTCAAACCCAGGGAGGTCTACGTCGCCTCCTCGTACGCGGCGCCGGTGGGGCGCTACAACGGCCGTGAGCGTGAGTCGCTGAGCTTTCTGCAGATGGCCGAAAAGGCGGGGGAGGTCTTCGCCGGGAGCCGCATCCGTCGCGGCGACGTCGGCGCCGTCGTGGTGGGGTGCCAAAACCCGGTCGCCTTCTCCGGCGTGGACAACACCGCGGCCAAGATCGCCGGCGTGCTCGGCATCTCCGGCGCCAAGTCGGTGCTGATCGACACGGCCTCCTCCTCCGGCGCCTCGGCCCTCGAGTACGCCTACCTGCAGATCGCCTCGGGGCGCTGCGACCACGTCCTCGCCATCGGCATCCAGAAGATGAGCGACGTCTCCACCGGGCAGGCGACCCGCATCGTGGCCGGCGTGATCGACAGGGACGAGGCCGAGTTCGGCCTCTCGATGCCCGCCTGCGGCGCGCTGGTGGCGCGCTCGCTGATCGAGCGGCTCAAACTGTCCACGGAGGAGTGGACCGCCTTCTCGGCGCTGTTGACCCAGCGCGCGCACCGCTTCGCCGCCAAAAACCCCGATGCCCACCTCTCCTTTGAGATCCCGCTGGAGGAGTACTACCGCCAGATCGTCACCGGCAAGAACTACCGCTACTGGTGGCCTTTGCGCTACCATGACTTCTGCCCCATGTCCGACGGCGTGGCCGCGGTGCTCCTTTCGGCGACGCCGCACGAGGTGATCGTCTCCGGGGTCGGGAGCGCCACCGACATCCCCACCATCGCCGACCGCCCCTACTTCCACAGCTTCCCCGCCACGGTGCGCGCGGCCGCCGAGGCCTACGCCATGGCCGGGATCAGGAAGATCACCGACTTCGCCGGCAAGATCCACGTGAACATGCACGACCCCTTCAACGGCTTTGGCCCCATCAACATGGTGGACCTGGGCTTCGTGCCGCGCCGCCGCATCCTCGAGGCGCTTTTAAACGACGAGCTGACCGGCGAATTCGGCAGCTTCCCCACCAACGTGACCGGCGGTCTCAAGGGGCGCGGCCATCCGCTGGGGGCCACGGGGATGATCCAGATCGTGGAGAACCACCGCCTGATCACCGGCGGACGTTTCCAGATGGGGCTCGCCCACTCCATCGGCGGTCCTATCAACAACAACGTGGTGACCCTTCTGGAGCGCACCAGCCACTACCGCCAGCGCCCACGCCCCGAGCTCTCGCCGTGGGGACTTCCCCCGCTTGGCCGCATGAAACCGAAGAACCTGACCGTGAACGAACTCTTAAATGGCGAGCCGGTGCAGGGGCGCTTCGTCGCCGCCACCACCCGCTTCGACTTCAAGAGCGGCGACCCGGAAGGGATCGTCCTGATCGTCTCCTGCCTGGCCCACGGCCAGCGCTATTCCTTCCTCTTCGGCGTCGGGGGGGAGCACTACCGCGACATCGTGCAGCTGAAATCGGGGGAGCCGGTGAGCCTTGAGCGGAGCGGCGAGGAGATCCTCGTGAACCGCATCCCGGTCAAGCGGTTCTACCGCCGCACCATGGACGGGGTGCTGGAGCTGGCCGGCAGCGGCTGGAAGAAGCTGACCGGCAACGGCTAG
- a CDS encoding SH3 domain-containing protein, producing the protein MTALLLLSAGTAALGALPAPRPYSGCGVLILKKGAGWHPDSLALYQEPGVRRVAETTPGALPRLSGDDAEPLLAASERRGGWVRVALDDAGRQGWLEKARGWEYREWRDFLPGRTVRLLPGLKKEWYQLRLSPGGEASPAPPLSRDREVRVVEVAQEWARIEAPAGWLRWRDPDGRLTVSLK; encoded by the coding sequence ATGACGGCGCTGCTGCTTCTAAGCGCCGGCACGGCGGCCCTGGGCGCCCTCCCCGCGCCGCGCCCCTACAGCGGCTGCGGCGTCCTCATCCTGAAAAAGGGGGCGGGGTGGCACCCCGATAGCCTCGCGCTGTACCAGGAGCCCGGGGTGCGGCGGGTCGCCGAGACGACGCCCGGCGCGCTGCCGCGTCTCTCCGGGGACGACGCGGAGCCGCTTCTGGCGGCGAGCGAACGGCGCGGCGGCTGGGTCAGGGTGGCGCTGGACGACGCGGGACGCCAGGGGTGGCTCGAAAAGGCCCGCGGCTGGGAGTACCGCGAGTGGCGCGACTTCCTCCCCGGGCGCACGGTGCGGCTCCTCCCCGGCCTGAAGAAGGAGTGGTACCAGCTGCGGCTGTCACCCGGCGGGGAGGCGAGCCCCGCGCCGCCGCTCTCCCGGGACCGGGAAGTGCGGGTCGTGGAGGTGGCGCAGGAGTGGGCCAGGATAGAGGCTCCGGCCGGGTGGCTGCGCTGGCGCGACCCCGACGGCAGGCTCACCGTCTCCCTCAAGTGA
- a CDS encoding polysaccharide deacetylase family protein, with product MRLFYSLLLILPLLIAAPDAAHAQKITGYRSLREPVADRSGRRLWAIRSFNEEGVPHRLVVDPATLQSFDLPAAELVPRAEGEGGFWGTRLGRAVKRYTAPPYRLQNGGATRAETAAGGFFLTVDLCPSKRPFERELFETAAALSPGKAVPVAVMVTGLWLESHPEEVAYLKGEVAAGRLAVTWVNHSWHHHYDPKVPLAGNFLLAPGTDLRSEVLQLEQELLARGLVPSPFFRFPGLVSDGATMNLLAELSLVPVGADAWLAKGEQPRRGSFILVHGNGNEPKGIRLALPLLKGTEVRLLPLPAAFAD from the coding sequence ATGCGTCTTTTTTACTCCCTGCTTTTGATCCTTCCGTTGCTGATCGCCGCCCCCGACGCTGCCCACGCCCAAAAGATCACCGGGTACCGCTCCCTGCGCGAGCCGGTCGCGGACCGCTCCGGGCGCCGGCTGTGGGCCATCAGGAGCTTCAATGAGGAGGGGGTGCCGCACCGGCTGGTGGTGGATCCCGCCACCCTGCAGAGCTTCGATCTCCCGGCGGCGGAACTGGTCCCACGGGCGGAGGGGGAGGGAGGCTTCTGGGGCACCCGCCTGGGACGCGCCGTGAAACGCTACACCGCACCCCCGTACCGGCTGCAAAACGGCGGCGCCACCCGCGCCGAAACCGCTGCCGGCGGCTTCTTTCTTACCGTCGATCTCTGCCCCTCGAAACGCCCCTTCGAGCGCGAACTGTTCGAGACCGCTGCGGCGCTCTCCCCGGGGAAGGCGGTTCCCGTGGCGGTGATGGTGACCGGGCTCTGGCTGGAGAGCCACCCGGAGGAGGTCGCCTACCTCAAAGGCGAGGTTGCTGCGGGGAGGCTGGCGGTGACCTGGGTGAACCATTCCTGGCATCACCACTACGACCCGAAGGTGCCGCTGGCGGGCAACTTCCTGTTGGCGCCGGGGACCGACCTTCGCTCCGAGGTGCTGCAGCTGGAGCAGGAGCTCCTCGCGCGCGGCCTGGTCCCCTCTCCCTTCTTCCGCTTCCCGGGCCTGGTCTCCGACGGCGCCACCATGAACCTTTTGGCGGAGCTCTCCCTGGTCCCGGTCGGCGCCGACGCATGGCTCGCCAAGGGGGAGCAGCCCCGCCGCGGCAGCTTCATCCTGGTGCACGGCAACGGCAATGAGCCCAAGGGGATCCGGCTCGCGCTGCCGCTTTTGAAGGGAACGGAGGTGCGCCTGCTGCCGCTTCCGGCCGCCTTCGCCGACTGA
- a CDS encoding VOC family protein, which produces MVEKIKNIVVFVKDIKAARRFYREQLGLPAGQETEYMMEFLPGEGTALGISLAMHEAAQKLVGRHTGITFTVKGLEELYARLTREGVRFTEPLEKSPWGKMAVVADPDGNEFALVEM; this is translated from the coding sequence ATGGTAGAGAAAATTAAGAATATTGTTGTATTTGTCAAGGACATCAAGGCCGCGCGCCGTTTTTACCGGGAGCAGCTGGGCCTGCCCGCCGGGCAGGAGACCGAGTACATGATGGAGTTCCTCCCGGGCGAGGGGACGGCGCTCGGTATCTCTTTGGCCATGCACGAGGCGGCGCAGAAGCTGGTCGGTCGCCACACCGGGATCACCTTCACGGTCAAAGGGCTCGAGGAACTCTACGCCCGGCTGACCCGGGAGGGGGTGCGCTTCACCGAGCCCCTGGAGAAGAGCCCGTGGGGGAAAATGGCGGTTGTCGCGGACCCGGACGGCAACGAGTTTGCCCTGGTGGAGATGTGA
- the def gene encoding peptide deformylase — MVRKILTYPDPELKKRSLPVTVITDKTRELVRDMAETMYDAPGVGLAAPQIGVHQRIVVIDVSCKDESPELIVAINPEIVHAEGEAYEEEGCLSVPKFSANVRRHARVVVKMLNLEGEEVVIRADDLLAIAFQHEIDHLDGVLFIDHLSPLKKGIFRKRYQRAQEEAKEQLR; from the coding sequence ATGGTACGAAAAATATTGACCTATCCGGACCCGGAGCTCAAAAAACGCTCCCTGCCGGTTACCGTGATCACCGACAAGACCCGCGAACTGGTGCGGGACATGGCCGAGACCATGTACGACGCCCCCGGCGTCGGCCTTGCCGCCCCCCAGATCGGGGTGCACCAGCGCATCGTGGTGATCGATGTCTCGTGCAAGGACGAGAGCCCCGAGCTGATCGTCGCCATCAACCCCGAGATCGTTCACGCCGAGGGGGAGGCCTACGAGGAGGAGGGGTGCCTGTCGGTGCCCAAGTTCTCTGCCAACGTGCGGCGTCACGCCCGCGTCGTGGTGAAGATGCTGAACCTTGAGGGCGAGGAGGTGGTGATCCGCGCCGATGACCTGCTGGCCATCGCGTTCCAGCACGAGATCGACCACCTGGACGGCGTCCTCTTCATAGACCACCTCTCCCCGCTCAAGAAGGGGATCTTCCGCAAGCGCTACCAGCGCGCCCAGGAAGAGGCAAAGGAGCAGCTTCGATGA
- a CDS encoding pyridoxal phosphate-dependent aminotransferase, with protein MRNEIVTPGAGELTYEIRNIVTVAEKVQRLGVKINWENIGDPIVKGETIPLWMKEIVAAEAMHDESYAYCPTRGVLETREFICEITNKRGGAQITPDDIIFFNGLGDAIAKVYGNLRAESRVLMPSPTYTTHSIGEAAHANAVPVCYRLKPEDNWYPDMEDLECHVKYNPQISGIMLINPDNPTGMVYPPEVLKQIVAIAKKYDLFLIADEVYSNIVYNGEHTVPISDVIGEVPAIAMKGISKELPWPGSRCGWIEVYNGERDPRFKKFVNSILSSKMNEVCSTTLPQRCLPAVMKHPEYHNYLKERIGRYEKMSNIMYEALSRVPELAVNRTNGAFYMAVPFKQGVLNDTQSLPIKNPEIRALVEGIVNQPGVAPDKRFVYYILAHTGICVVPLSSFNTELLGFRVTLLERDEEECRKIYRTLTENIAAYLAS; from the coding sequence ATGCGCAACGAGATAGTCACTCCCGGCGCGGGAGAACTTACCTACGAAATCCGAAACATCGTCACCGTGGCCGAGAAAGTGCAGCGCCTCGGGGTGAAGATCAACTGGGAGAACATCGGGGACCCCATCGTCAAGGGAGAGACCATCCCGCTCTGGATGAAGGAGATCGTTGCGGCCGAGGCGATGCACGACGAGAGCTACGCCTACTGCCCCACCCGCGGAGTGCTGGAGACCCGCGAGTTCATCTGCGAAATCACCAACAAGCGCGGCGGCGCGCAGATCACCCCCGACGACATCATCTTCTTCAACGGCCTGGGCGACGCCATCGCCAAGGTCTACGGGAACCTGAGGGCCGAGAGCCGCGTGCTGATGCCGTCGCCGACCTACACCACCCACTCCATCGGCGAGGCGGCCCACGCCAACGCGGTCCCGGTCTGCTACCGCCTCAAACCGGAGGACAACTGGTACCCGGACATGGAAGACCTGGAGTGCCACGTCAAGTACAACCCGCAGATCTCGGGCATCATGCTCATCAACCCGGACAACCCGACCGGGATGGTCTACCCCCCCGAGGTGCTCAAGCAGATCGTGGCCATCGCAAAGAAATACGACCTGTTCCTGATCGCCGACGAGGTGTACAGCAACATCGTCTACAACGGCGAGCATACCGTCCCCATCTCCGACGTGATCGGCGAGGTCCCGGCCATCGCCATGAAGGGGATCTCCAAGGAACTCCCCTGGCCCGGCTCGCGCTGCGGCTGGATCGAGGTGTACAACGGCGAGCGCGACCCGCGCTTCAAGAAGTTCGTGAACTCCATCCTCTCCTCCAAGATGAACGAGGTCTGCTCCACGACGCTGCCGCAGCGCTGCCTCCCCGCGGTGATGAAGCACCCGGAGTACCACAACTACCTGAAGGAGCGCATCGGGCGCTACGAGAAGATGAGCAACATCATGTACGAGGCGCTCTCCCGGGTCCCCGAGCTGGCGGTGAACCGCACCAACGGCGCCTTCTACATGGCCGTCCCCTTCAAGCAGGGGGTGCTGAACGACACCCAGAGCCTGCCGATCAAGAACCCGGAGATCCGCGCCCTGGTGGAAGGGATCGTGAACCAGCCCGGCGTCGCACCGGACAAGCGTTTCGTCTACTACATCCTGGCGCACACCGGCATCTGCGTGGTGCCGCTCTCCTCCTTCAACACCGAGCTCCTGGGCTTCCGCGTGACGCTCCTTGAGCGCGACGAGGAGGAGTGCCGCAAGATCTACCGCACCCTGACCGAGAACATCGCCGCCTACCTCGCCTCCTAG
- a CDS encoding methyl-accepting chemotaxis protein: MYIQIGYKFILGFLTVVAAVVFVPTWIGHVGLPPELTNALSYVAALSVGLLLGAFFSKSFTRNITLLRGATEAISQGDLSSDLDFPATRFPDETHSMALSINTMQENLRALVRQIRQTSEQVLESSRTLSSSALEINASTEEVAQAIESISGGAENQAEMLTKSAKVIHEMAISVDLVARRAKETAKAARETSLTAQKGGELASDSVERLKSFFDSVELISMQFMDLNGKLQQVGKIADFIVEMSRQTNLLALNASIEAARAGEYGKGFGVVAEEVRKLADGSAKSATEIVELIDLVKVESRRVQETITDSSRGIIVGKKNLDTTADAFKEILATVVETERKANSIADLSQMQTTGAAKMVSMVDEIAKVAEDNAASTEEVSAATEEQHSAMQEMVYQTQELAKLADELLRSVERFQVGPDGAPEPEA; this comes from the coding sequence ATATACATACAGATCGGCTACAAGTTCATCCTGGGCTTTCTGACCGTGGTCGCCGCCGTCGTCTTCGTCCCCACCTGGATCGGTCACGTCGGGCTCCCGCCGGAACTGACCAACGCGCTCTCCTACGTGGCCGCGCTCTCCGTGGGGCTTCTCCTGGGCGCCTTCTTCTCCAAGAGTTTCACCAGGAACATCACCCTCCTGCGCGGCGCCACCGAGGCGATCAGCCAGGGCGACCTCTCCAGCGACCTCGACTTCCCCGCCACCCGTTTCCCCGACGAGACCCACTCCATGGCGCTCTCCATCAACACCATGCAGGAGAACCTGCGCGCCCTGGTGCGCCAGATCCGGCAAACCTCCGAGCAGGTCCTGGAGTCCTCGCGCACCCTCTCCTCCAGCGCGCTGGAGATCAACGCCTCCACCGAGGAGGTGGCGCAGGCCATCGAGAGCATCTCCGGGGGGGCCGAGAACCAGGCCGAGATGCTCACCAAGAGTGCCAAGGTGATCCATGAGATGGCGATCTCGGTCGACCTGGTCGCGCGCCGGGCCAAGGAGACCGCCAAGGCGGCCCGGGAGACGAGCCTCACCGCGCAGAAGGGGGGGGAGCTCGCCAGCGATTCGGTGGAACGGCTGAAGAGCTTCTTCGATTCCGTGGAGCTGATCAGCATGCAGTTCATGGACCTGAACGGGAAGCTGCAGCAGGTGGGGAAGATCGCGGACTTCATCGTGGAGATGTCGCGCCAGACCAACCTGCTCGCGCTGAACGCCTCGATCGAGGCGGCCCGCGCCGGGGAGTACGGCAAGGGGTTCGGCGTGGTGGCCGAGGAGGTGAGAAAGCTCGCCGACGGCAGCGCGAAGAGCGCCACCGAGATCGTGGAACTGATCGACCTGGTCAAGGTGGAGAGCCGCAGGGTGCAGGAGACCATCACCGACAGCTCGCGCGGCATCATCGTGGGCAAGAAGAACCTGGACACCACCGCGGACGCCTTCAAGGAGATCCTCGCCACCGTCGTCGAGACCGAGAGAAAGGCGAACTCCATCGCCGACCTGTCGCAGATGCAGACCACGGGCGCCGCCAAGATGGTGAGCATGGTCGACGAGATCGCCAAGGTCGCCGAGGACAACGCGGCCTCCACCGAGGAGGTCTCCGCCGCCACCGAGGAGCAGCACTCGGCCATGCAGGAGATGGTGTACCAGACCCAGGAGCTCGCCAAGCTCGCCGACGAGCTGTTGCGCTCGGTGGAGCGGTTCCAGGTCGGGCCGGACGGCGCGCCGGAGCCCGAGGCGTGA
- a CDS encoding DUF116 domain-containing protein, with the protein MGRKGAYQKPPQKRLFVALMGVTCLLVVGLIYLGWYIPTMGLANIHPELPRVVGMVFAVLSGIAVLGTALLVLTTALGKDILGTRFMRGVVIKFLLPLIEQIGKLCGLSKDTIRQSFVAMNNSLVISQRLKIKADRILILLPHCLQLAECEIKVTGEIDKCLRCGRCDIMGLADLARKYSVDISVATGGTLARKVIIEKRPKLVLAVACERDLTSGIKDCYPLPVIGVLNDRPFGPCFNTRVDVDKIDAALRSVLA; encoded by the coding sequence TTGGGGCGTAAGGGGGCGTACCAGAAGCCGCCCCAGAAGCGGCTCTTCGTGGCCCTCATGGGGGTGACCTGCCTCCTGGTCGTGGGGCTCATCTACCTGGGGTGGTACATTCCCACCATGGGGCTGGCCAACATCCACCCGGAGCTGCCGCGCGTGGTGGGGATGGTTTTCGCCGTCCTCTCCGGCATCGCGGTGCTCGGGACAGCGCTGCTGGTGCTCACCACGGCGCTCGGCAAGGACATCCTCGGCACCAGGTTCATGCGCGGCGTGGTGATCAAGTTCCTGCTCCCGCTCATCGAGCAGATCGGCAAGCTCTGCGGTCTCTCCAAGGACACCATCCGCCAGTCGTTCGTGGCCATGAACAACTCACTGGTGATTTCGCAGCGCCTGAAGATCAAGGCGGACCGGATCCTCATCCTGCTCCCCCACTGCCTGCAGCTCGCCGAGTGCGAGATCAAGGTCACCGGCGAGATCGACAAGTGCCTGCGCTGCGGCCGCTGCGACATCATGGGGCTCGCCGACCTGGCGCGCAAGTACAGCGTCGACATCTCGGTGGCGACCGGCGGCACCCTGGCGCGCAAGGTGATCATCGAGAAGCGCCCCAAGCTGGTCCTGGCCGTCGCCTGCGAGCGTGACCTCACCTCCGGGATCAAGGACTGCTACCCCCTCCCGGTGATCGGGGTGCTCAACGATCGCCCCTTCGGCCCCTGCTTCAACACCCGCGTCGACGTCGACAAGATCGACGCCGCGCTCCGCTCGGTGCTGGCCTAG
- a CDS encoding CheR family methyltransferase gives MLSGITGSVEPDIAPDTFEVIGRILKARSGFTLEGYKDKCVKRRIHIRVRATHSPSPEAYGELLTRSTAEQDHLLRVLTIHVSHFFRNPPVFEKLGAEILPQLLEQRHQVRALSVGCAGGEEPYTLALLMKERFPEAVAAGRVTILGVDVDAAILDQAREALYHPDRLAEVPPQLLERHFTPEGGRYRLCPEVRGQVLFEHADLNHRQGWDPCDLILCRNVLIYFERERQETVLNGFADALSPGAYLVLGKAETLFGTARKRFKTICPVERIYRALN, from the coding sequence ATGCTTAGCGGCATAACCGGCAGCGTAGAACCGGATATCGCCCCGGACACCTTCGAGGTCATCGGGCGCATCCTCAAGGCCCGCTCGGGGTTCACCCTGGAGGGGTACAAGGACAAATGCGTCAAGCGGCGCATCCACATCCGGGTGCGCGCCACCCACTCCCCCTCACCCGAGGCGTACGGCGAGCTCCTCACCCGCAGCACCGCCGAACAGGACCACCTGCTCCGGGTGCTCACCATCCACGTCTCCCACTTCTTCAGAAATCCTCCGGTCTTCGAGAAACTGGGCGCCGAGATCCTGCCGCAGCTGCTCGAGCAGCGCCACCAAGTCCGGGCCCTGAGCGTCGGGTGCGCCGGCGGGGAAGAGCCGTACACCCTCGCGCTGCTCATGAAGGAGCGCTTTCCAGAAGCGGTCGCCGCGGGGCGGGTCACCATCCTCGGCGTCGATGTGGACGCGGCCATCCTGGACCAGGCGCGGGAAGCGCTGTACCACCCGGACCGGCTGGCGGAGGTTCCGCCGCAGCTGCTGGAGCGCCACTTCACCCCGGAGGGTGGACGCTACCGCCTCTGTCCGGAGGTCCGCGGCCAGGTCCTTTTCGAGCACGCCGACCTGAACCACCGGCAGGGGTGGGACCCCTGCGACCTGATCCTTTGTCGCAACGTGCTGATCTACTTCGAGAGGGAGCGGCAGGAAACCGTCCTAAACGGCTTCGCCGACGCCCTCTCCCCGGGGGCGTACCTGGTGCTGGGCAAGGCCGAGACCCTTTTCGGCACCGCCCGCAAACGCTTCAAGACGATCTGCCCCGTGGAGAGGATCTACCGGGCGTTGAATTAA
- a CDS encoding flavodoxin family protein yields the protein MDDAVKVVAIVGSYRKGGMVDQVVDEVLAGAAQAGAQVQKIYLLDTHVEFCTNCRLCTQSPGGARGICPVADEMARVLDLVEGCQALVLASPTNFGSVTALTKRFVERLVCYAYWPWGVPAPKVRSREKPRRAVLVAASAAPGFLARLFTPVVKTLRQSAELLGASCTGTIFVGLAAREERQGAGQRVLTRARLMGRRLVTGR from the coding sequence ATGGATGACGCAGTGAAGGTGGTCGCCATCGTGGGGAGTTACCGCAAGGGGGGGATGGTCGACCAGGTGGTCGACGAGGTCCTGGCCGGCGCCGCCCAGGCCGGCGCCCAGGTGCAAAAGATCTACCTCCTGGACACGCACGTGGAGTTCTGTACCAACTGCCGGCTCTGCACCCAGAGCCCCGGAGGCGCGCGCGGCATCTGCCCCGTCGCCGACGAGATGGCGCGGGTGCTCGACCTGGTGGAGGGATGCCAGGCGCTGGTGCTCGCCTCGCCGACCAACTTCGGGTCGGTCACCGCGCTCACCAAGCGCTTCGTAGAGCGGCTGGTCTGCTACGCCTACTGGCCCTGGGGCGTCCCGGCGCCGAAGGTCCGCAGCCGGGAGAAACCCCGGCGGGCGGTGCTCGTGGCGGCCAGCGCGGCGCCTGGCTTCCTGGCGCGGCTGTTCACGCCGGTCGTGAAAACGCTTCGGCAGAGCGCGGAACTGCTGGGGGCAAGTTGCACGGGGACCATCTTCGTGGGGCTGGCGGCGCGTGAAGAGCGCCAGGGGGCGGGACAACGGGTCTTGACGCGGGCGCGTCTCATGGGGCGGAGGCTGGTGACGGGGCGCTAG
- a CDS encoding NlpC/P60 family protein has product MKTLLLAVIALALIIIPLSNRTASGASPKKVVVVSYAPVLNTPDFAGSFSGKVQLDPCRGVRPIEFVALPGTLFSVEGEQEQNGVKVLRVTSSDYPYPSKTGLFVDARFVEAAGPAAQERRPHLPEQVEIQKRLLAALGKPYVWGGNVKDGVPLLRRYYPQGDPLSGVDCSGLLYQATDGFTPRNTSTLIGYGEAVAVAGLSAEAIAAKLRPLDLLVWNGHVMVVLDENSIIESRMGCGGKPSGVMITPRLELVRQIMKTRKPADSFPKGSAGARSFVVRRWFPAGGR; this is encoded by the coding sequence ATGAAGACTCTTCTTCTCGCAGTTATAGCCCTGGCCCTGATCATCATCCCCCTCTCCAACCGTACCGCCTCCGGCGCCTCCCCCAAAAAGGTGGTCGTCGTCTCCTACGCCCCGGTCCTCAATACCCCCGATTTCGCCGGCAGCTTCAGCGGCAAGGTGCAGCTCGACCCCTGCCGCGGGGTGCGCCCGATCGAGTTCGTCGCCCTGCCGGGAACCCTCTTCAGCGTAGAGGGGGAGCAGGAGCAAAACGGCGTCAAGGTGCTGCGGGTGACCAGCAGCGATTATCCCTATCCCTCCAAAACGGGGTTGTTCGTCGATGCCCGTTTCGTCGAGGCGGCAGGCCCTGCCGCGCAGGAGCGCCGCCCGCATCTGCCAGAACAGGTAGAGATACAGAAACGACTTTTGGCGGCGCTCGGAAAGCCGTACGTGTGGGGCGGTAACGTGAAGGACGGCGTTCCGCTTCTGCGCAGGTACTACCCGCAGGGGGACCCGCTTTCCGGCGTGGACTGCTCAGGGCTTCTCTACCAGGCGACCGACGGCTTCACCCCCAGGAACACCTCGACCCTCATCGGCTACGGCGAGGCTGTCGCGGTGGCGGGGCTCTCCGCCGAAGCCATAGCGGCCAAGCTCCGGCCGCTCGACCTCCTGGTCTGGAACGGGCACGTGATGGTGGTCCTGGACGAGAATTCCATCATCGAAAGCAGGATGGGGTGCGGCGGGAAGCCAAGCGGAGTCATGATCACGCCCCGGCTCGAGCTCGTCAGGCAGATCATGAAAACAAGAAAGCCCGCGGACAGCTTCCCGAAAGGGAGCGCCGGGGCGAGGAGTTTCGTGGTGCGGAGATGGTTTCCCGCCGGGGGGAGATGA